In the genome of Flavobacterium panacagri, one region contains:
- a CDS encoding right-handed parallel beta-helix repeat-containing protein, with the protein MRLIPFNKLLVVFLLIFSFSASGAEIWVSPSGKDSNIGTKSNPLATIHMAMRKARELRRLKDPSIKDGIRIIVMNGTYYLSEPLFVRPEDSGTAESPTTIQADINAKPIINGGIEIKNWTKSTTVINGLKKGAVWVADAPKKAGSLIDYRQLWVDGKKAVRAKNTAGTTMERILSWNHEEQTCWIPFKDKSVKFEPGMEMFIVQWWSNANLRIKNIEVQKDSAKLSFEEPESRIQSEHPWPAPWISKNNGNSAYFLNNAFSLLNEPGEWYLDKKNAKIYYVPRAGEEINSVTVTAPVLENLVEVKGTIDSPVHHFQFKGISFQYSNWLRPSQQGHVPLQSGLYLLDAYKLKVPGTPNQASLENQAWVGRPRAAVEVNYANNIQFESCRFEHLASTGLDLSKGTNHNTVKGNLFKDIGGSAINVGIFSEEAFEAHLPLIIKDEREMCSDEVISDNLITNVTNEDWGTLGISAGFVRNITIEHNEISDVSYSGMAMGWGWTHTPNVMQNNKILGNKIHHYAKHLHDVAGIYTLSAQPNSRIEENYIDKVYNSPYAHDPFLWLYLYTDEGSEGFTIKNNWIAEKKILKNHNGPKGNIWEHNDPYVSTKIKDAAGIREPYKDLEKEVVIDEKWGLQEMPKPYAIELIGSDFDIEKIKSTLTGFRIVGQELYQWKNHLVIYGKMNQPERTKRKLAGAFPSLEIKIYEDLVYDFQNFERCKDSKPASDWENVVLTANLPVDEKLQKEYVEYHKTQFEKWPEVAKGFCNADFQQLQVFKKDRQLILVISIPKGENLDKLNPKTTQNNPRVDDWNALMKKYQSGIEGAKPDETWIFLNKVETK; encoded by the coding sequence ATGCGTTTAATTCCTTTCAACAAATTACTGGTCGTTTTTTTACTGATATTCTCGTTTTCGGCAAGTGGAGCTGAAATCTGGGTTTCACCATCAGGAAAAGATTCGAACATCGGAACAAAATCAAACCCGTTGGCAACGATTCACATGGCAATGCGAAAAGCTAGAGAACTTCGTCGCTTAAAAGATCCATCGATAAAAGACGGAATCCGAATCATAGTAATGAATGGAACGTATTATTTAAGCGAACCTTTGTTTGTTCGCCCTGAAGATTCAGGAACAGCAGAAAGTCCAACAACAATTCAAGCCGATATAAATGCTAAACCAATTATAAATGGTGGAATCGAAATTAAAAACTGGACAAAATCGACAACCGTTATCAACGGATTGAAAAAAGGCGCCGTTTGGGTGGCCGATGCTCCTAAAAAAGCAGGAAGTCTGATTGATTACAGACAATTATGGGTAGATGGTAAAAAAGCCGTAAGAGCCAAAAATACTGCTGGAACTACAATGGAGCGTATTTTATCGTGGAATCACGAGGAACAAACCTGCTGGATTCCGTTTAAAGATAAGTCGGTTAAGTTTGAGCCGGGAATGGAAATGTTTATTGTACAATGGTGGTCAAATGCCAATCTTCGCATCAAAAATATTGAAGTGCAAAAAGACAGCGCCAAACTTTCGTTTGAAGAACCAGAAAGCCGTATTCAAAGCGAACACCCTTGGCCAGCGCCATGGATTTCTAAAAATAATGGAAACTCAGCTTATTTCTTAAACAATGCTTTTTCACTTTTAAACGAGCCTGGGGAATGGTATTTGGACAAGAAAAATGCTAAAATCTATTATGTTCCGAGAGCTGGAGAAGAGATTAATTCGGTTACCGTTACAGCTCCAGTTTTAGAAAATCTTGTAGAAGTAAAAGGAACAATCGATTCTCCTGTTCATCATTTTCAGTTTAAAGGAATTTCGTTTCAGTACAGCAACTGGCTTCGCCCTTCTCAGCAAGGTCATGTGCCGTTGCAATCCGGTTTATATTTGTTAGACGCTTATAAATTAAAAGTTCCTGGAACGCCAAATCAGGCGAGTTTAGAAAATCAAGCTTGGGTTGGAAGGCCTCGCGCTGCGGTTGAAGTAAATTATGCTAATAATATTCAGTTTGAATCTTGTCGTTTTGAGCATTTGGCTTCAACTGGTTTAGATTTAAGTAAAGGAACAAATCACAATACCGTAAAAGGAAATTTATTTAAAGATATTGGCGGAAGTGCCATCAATGTTGGAATTTTCTCTGAAGAAGCTTTTGAAGCACATTTGCCTTTAATCATAAAAGATGAAAGAGAAATGTGTTCTGATGAAGTGATTTCAGATAATTTGATTACAAACGTAACCAATGAAGATTGGGGAACGCTGGGAATCAGCGCTGGTTTTGTTCGAAATATTACGATTGAACACAACGAAATTTCGGATGTATCGTATTCTGGAATGGCAATGGGCTGGGGTTGGACACATACGCCAAACGTGATGCAGAACAATAAAATTCTAGGAAATAAAATTCATCATTATGCCAAACATTTACATGATGTAGCGGGAATTTATACACTTTCGGCTCAGCCAAACAGCCGAATTGAAGAAAATTATATTGATAAGGTTTACAACAGTCCGTATGCACACGATCCGTTTTTATGGCTGTATTTGTATACTGATGAAGGAAGTGAAGGTTTTACGATTAAAAACAACTGGATTGCCGAAAAGAAAATCCTTAAAAACCATAATGGACCAAAAGGAAATATCTGGGAACACAATGATCCATATGTAAGCACCAAAATAAAAGATGCAGCCGGAATTAGAGAACCGTATAAAGATTTAGAAAAAGAAGTTGTAATCGACGAAAAATGGGGATTGCAAGAAATGCCAAAACCGTATGCAATTGAATTGATTGGTTCTGATTTTGATATCGAAAAAATCAAATCAACTTTAACGGGATTTAGAATCGTTGGTCAGGAATTGTACCAATGGAAAAATCATTTGGTTATTTACGGAAAGATGAATCAACCCGAAAGAACAAAACGAAAACTGGCAGGCGCTTTTCCTTCTTTAGAAATTAAAATCTATGAAGATTTGGTTTACGATTTCCAAAATTTCGAAAGATGTAAAGACTCAAAACCAGCATCAGATTGGGAAAATGTGGTTTTAACAGCCAATCTTCCTGTAGATGAAAAATTGCAAAAAGAATATGTGGAGTATCATAAAACGCAATTCGAAAAATGGCCAGAAGTTGCCAAAGGTTTCTGTAATGCCGATTTTCAGCAATTGCAGGTTTTCAAAAAAGACAGACAATTAATTTTGGTAATCAGTATTCCGAAAGGGGAAAATTTGGATAAATTAAATCCAAAAACCACCCAAAATAATCCAAGAGTTGACGATTGGAACGCCTTAATGAAAAAATACCAATCTGGAATTGAAGGTGCAAAACCAGATGAAACTTGGATTTTCTTGAATAAAGTAGAAACGAAATAA
- a CDS encoding glycoside hydrolase family 28 protein, producing MKINRLQFASLALAIMMCLSSKNLTAQNTSNGAYQNIEFKMSKINEPVIPNNTVNLKDYGAVNGGYILNTKAFADAIEALSKKGGGKLIIPPGIWLTGPIILKSNIELHAERGALIKFSPDKTLYPLVETNFEGLNTWRCISPIYGKNLENIAFTGTGVWDGSGEVWRQVKKSKVTDSQWKEVIARGGVLNKDKTSWYPSEVFMNASKGADQNVRPDLKTKEEFETIHDFLRPVMVSIQNSKRVLFDGPVFQNSPAWNIHPFMVEDLIVRNVSVRNPWYSQNGDGLDVECCKNVLVENSSFDVGDDAICIKSGKDKDGRERGVPCENIIVRNNIVYHGHGGVTVGSEMSGGVKNLHVSNCTFMGTDVGLRFKSARGRGGVVENIFISDVFMTDIPSQAISFNLYYGGKSIAETLEEGGDKVVNKAMPVTVETPQFKNISIKNITIKGAQQAVFLQGLPEMNLENIEITNLIAKAEKGFSIIDAKGIKLNNLQLDIEAKNAFEIYNAQNLSLKNVAFNPSSSNTITIAGEASKNIDLSGSNLSKTTTVDKTVPKKAVKF from the coding sequence ATGAAAATCAACCGACTACAATTTGCTTCTCTTGCACTCGCTATCATGATGTGTTTGAGTTCTAAAAACCTTACTGCTCAAAATACCTCAAATGGTGCTTATCAAAACATTGAGTTTAAAATGTCTAAAATTAATGAGCCTGTTATTCCTAACAATACTGTAAACTTAAAAGATTACGGTGCTGTAAACGGAGGTTATATTTTAAATACTAAAGCATTTGCTGATGCTATTGAGGCACTTTCAAAAAAAGGTGGAGGAAAGCTAATTATTCCACCTGGGATTTGGCTTACAGGACCGATTATATTAAAAAGTAATATTGAGCTGCATGCAGAAAGAGGTGCTCTGATAAAATTTTCTCCAGACAAAACTTTATATCCTTTAGTAGAAACCAATTTTGAAGGTTTGAATACTTGGCGTTGCATCTCTCCTATTTATGGTAAAAACCTTGAAAATATTGCTTTTACTGGAACTGGAGTTTGGGATGGTTCTGGAGAAGTATGGAGACAGGTTAAGAAAAGCAAAGTGACAGATAGCCAGTGGAAAGAAGTTATTGCAAGAGGCGGTGTTTTAAATAAAGACAAAACAAGCTGGTATCCATCAGAGGTTTTTATGAATGCTTCTAAAGGTGCTGACCAAAATGTACGTCCGGATTTAAAAACAAAAGAAGAATTTGAAACCATTCATGATTTTCTTCGTCCGGTAATGGTAAGCATTCAAAATAGTAAAAGGGTTTTATTTGACGGCCCTGTTTTTCAAAATTCGCCAGCTTGGAATATCCATCCTTTTATGGTGGAAGATTTGATTGTTCGAAATGTAAGTGTTCGCAATCCTTGGTATTCTCAAAACGGAGACGGTCTTGATGTGGAATGCTGTAAAAACGTATTAGTTGAAAATTCAAGTTTTGATGTAGGAGATGATGCAATCTGCATTAAATCCGGAAAAGATAAAGACGGACGTGAAAGAGGTGTTCCTTGCGAAAACATCATTGTGAGAAATAACATTGTGTATCACGGTCACGGCGGTGTTACGGTTGGAAGTGAAATGTCTGGTGGTGTAAAAAATCTTCACGTATCGAATTGTACTTTTATGGGAACAGATGTAGGTCTGCGTTTTAAAAGTGCCCGCGGAAGAGGTGGTGTCGTAGAAAACATCTTTATTTCGGATGTGTTTATGACTGATATTCCATCACAGGCTATCTCGTTTAATTTGTATTACGGAGGAAAATCGATTGCCGAAACATTAGAAGAAGGCGGAGACAAAGTGGTCAACAAGGCGATGCCTGTGACAGTTGAAACTCCTCAGTTTAAAAACATTTCGATTAAAAATATCACTATCAAAGGTGCCCAGCAAGCCGTATTTTTACAAGGTCTTCCAGAAATGAATTTAGAAAATATTGAAATCACAAACTTAATCGCCAAAGCTGAAAAAGGGTTTTCGATTATTGACGCTAAAGGAATAAAATTAAATAACTTACAATTAGATATTGAAGCTAAAAATGCATTTGAGATTTACAATGCACAAAACCTTTCTTTAAAAAATGTAGCATTTAATCCTTCCTCTTCAAATACCATTACAATTGCAGGAGAAGCCAGTAAAAATATCGATTTAAGCGGTTCTAATTTATCAAAAACTACTACTGTCGATAAAACTGTTCCTAAGAAAGCTGTTAAATTTTAA
- the pelA gene encoding pectate lyase, with the protein MFNSINSSKLLASAFCVFSFLYSNAQTNSEISTKPFTDGTNHWYFIKDKTNIINPIPNQPKYAETDYTKIADNILYFQRDNGGWPKNYDMKAILTTQQIDSVVKTKYIEHTTFDNETTYTHIHYLAQVYTLSKDPRYKDGCLRGINFTIKAQYSNGGWPQYYPLEKGYSRHITFNDGAYMGIMNLLKKIVNNDPDYAFIDAKTRKKVATAYQKGLECILKMQIKDNGELTAWCQQHDEITLEPAWARKFEPPSICNAESVDVVLFLMDIDNPNEKIINAVQGAVKWFQDSKIYNTRVESFAAEEMESKYKKIKNDVRIVNDPTAPPIWTRYYELKTHRPLFSDRDSEFLYSLAEVSRERRTGYAWYTDKPEKALKKYPEWQKKWAPENNVLKN; encoded by the coding sequence ATGTTCAATTCCATAAACAGCTCGAAATTATTGGCATCAGCGTTTTGTGTCTTTTCATTTTTGTATTCAAATGCACAGACAAACAGCGAGATCAGTACAAAACCTTTTACAGACGGCACCAATCATTGGTATTTTATCAAAGACAAAACCAATATCATAAATCCGATTCCGAATCAGCCGAAATATGCCGAAACGGATTATACGAAAATTGCCGATAATATTCTGTATTTCCAACGTGATAATGGAGGCTGGCCTAAAAATTATGATATGAAAGCTATTTTGACAACACAACAAATTGATAGTGTAGTCAAAACGAAATACATTGAGCATACGACCTTTGATAATGAAACAACTTACACTCATATTCATTATCTGGCGCAGGTTTATACACTTAGCAAAGATCCAAGATATAAAGATGGGTGTCTACGAGGTATTAATTTCACTATAAAAGCACAATATTCAAACGGAGGCTGGCCACAATATTATCCGCTCGAAAAAGGCTATAGTCGCCATATTACCTTTAATGACGGAGCCTATATGGGAATTATGAATCTCTTAAAAAAGATTGTAAACAATGATCCTGATTATGCTTTTATTGATGCCAAAACTAGAAAAAAAGTAGCCACCGCATATCAAAAAGGACTAGAGTGTATTTTAAAAATGCAGATTAAAGACAACGGAGAATTAACCGCTTGGTGCCAGCAACACGACGAAATAACACTTGAACCTGCTTGGGCGCGTAAATTTGAACCGCCAAGCATCTGTAATGCAGAAAGTGTTGATGTAGTTTTGTTTTTAATGGATATTGATAATCCGAATGAAAAGATTATTAATGCCGTACAAGGTGCAGTAAAATGGTTTCAGGATTCTAAAATCTACAATACCAGAGTTGAAAGTTTTGCAGCTGAAGAAATGGAATCCAAATACAAGAAAATCAAAAATGACGTAAGAATCGTAAACGACCCAACAGCACCGCCAATCTGGACTCGTTACTATGAACTAAAAACACATAGACCTTTGTTCTCTGATCGTGACAGCGAGTTTTTATATTCTCTAGCTGAAGTAAGCCGTGAAAGAAGAACGGGTTATGCGTGGTATACGGATAAACCTGAAAAGGCGTTGAAAAAATATCCAGAATGGCAGAAGAAATGGGCTCCGGAAAATAATGTTTTGAAGAATTAG